The following proteins are co-located in the Clostridiales bacterium genome:
- a CDS encoding efflux RND transporter permease subunit — MNFSKTAIMRPVSTIMLMLIIVVLGAVSFTRLPIDLYPKMELPYAMVMIQYPNAAPTEIENLVTKPVEQQIATVENIKAIYSYSMEGNSIVLCEFENGTDMNFASLNMREKVDIISEYLPDNATKPMILTMDPTMMPVSQLYVSGDMSLEKLNTIVDDDVIPALERSEGVAAASSFGGTEKQISVKFDQERLSGYGMTLSDISGMLAAENVSLPSGDVKKGSKELVVRTIGEFRSLDDIKHVPFVLPTREVVYLQDVATVEETLKDQTSIGRVNESPAIGISITKQSTANTVVVSRQVNDAVEKLRASHPDLEITFSYDQADYIKNSIYNVAETAIMGCILAVIICFLFLRNVASTMIIAISIPTSIVATFIIMYFTGLTMNVLSLSGLAVAIGMLVDDSIVVMENIYRRRDEGMSAMEASIAGTKEVTMPVFAATMTKIAVFLPIVFVQGIAASIFKEFSYTIGFALLCSLLVALTVVPMLCSRLLNTKDMGTHVKLLGRRYEFKLLPLFERGMNYTTEEYLKFLRYSLRHRKKIVVWALIILISSSVLVAFVGGELLPTSDEGSFTITAEVPFGTSLEDTDKIISEIESYVIANIPELKICSVAIGNSNMFSLSSANTATVTVNLIDKQDRKRSTSDVVRQTTLDLQTLVGAKLTVSETSSMNMSGGNGSPVSIVLKGDDLETLKNVSLEIADVIRGIKGTINVSTDMTEGNPELRVMLQRNNAAKYGITSYQLAKSLESALNGATATTLKTNGEETDIILSLNDVYKESVENLKQIVIPAPTGQLVTVGEIAEFAFDNSPSQITRQDQIRTVTISSNISGRDLQSISKDIEKALANYQLPAGYSIETGGEQQEMAESFTSLGYALLLSILIIYMILASQFESLLQPFIIMMAIPFALTGAFMALFLTGTPLSLVAFLGIIMLGGIVVNNSILLIDFINQNKLVYASREEAIVNAGKFRIRPIVMTMLTTTLGLLPLSFGVGTGAEIQAPMGITVIGGLIFSTIITLIIVPVFYSIMDDQHLKRVAKKAERKAKKLALQEEI; from the coding sequence ATGAATTTTTCCAAAACAGCGATTATGCGTCCTGTTTCAACAATTATGCTGATGCTCATTATTGTTGTACTCGGCGCAGTATCTTTTACAAGGCTGCCCATTGACCTTTATCCAAAAATGGAGCTGCCTTATGCAATGGTTATGATCCAATATCCCAATGCTGCCCCCACAGAAATCGAGAATCTTGTTACAAAACCTGTGGAACAGCAAATTGCAACAGTAGAAAACATTAAGGCGATCTATTCTTATTCCATGGAAGGAAACTCCATCGTTTTATGCGAATTTGAAAACGGAACAGATATGAATTTCGCCTCCCTTAACATGCGGGAAAAGGTTGATATCATTTCTGAATATCTTCCTGACAATGCGACCAAACCCATGATTCTAACCATGGATCCCACAATGATGCCTGTTTCACAGCTTTATGTTTCGGGCGATATGTCCCTGGAAAAGCTGAATACCATTGTTGATGATGATGTCATCCCTGCACTCGAAAGAAGTGAAGGCGTGGCTGCTGCCAGCAGCTTTGGCGGAACGGAAAAGCAGATCAGCGTGAAGTTTGATCAGGAACGACTCTCCGGCTACGGCATGACCCTCAGCGACATCAGCGGTATGCTTGCAGCGGAGAATGTCAGTCTGCCCAGCGGCGATGTTAAAAAGGGTTCTAAAGAGCTTGTGGTAAGAACCATCGGCGAATTCCGCTCCCTTGACGATATCAAGCACGTACCCTTCGTTCTTCCAACAAGAGAAGTGGTCTATCTTCAAGACGTTGCCACCGTGGAGGAAACGCTGAAAGATCAAACCTCCATCGGCCGTGTTAACGAATCCCCTGCCATCGGCATCAGCATCACAAAACAATCTACCGCCAATACAGTCGTTGTATCAAGGCAGGTAAATGATGCAGTTGAAAAGCTGAGAGCTTCTCACCCTGATCTGGAGATTACCTTCTCTTATGATCAGGCAGACTACATAAAAAATTCCATTTATAATGTGGCCGAAACGGCAATCATGGGTTGTATCCTCGCAGTAATCATCTGTTTCCTTTTCCTGCGAAATGTTGCTTCTACAATGATTATCGCGATTTCCATACCCACGTCCATCGTTGCAACCTTTATTATCATGTATTTCACTGGTCTGACGATGAACGTTCTTTCCCTCAGCGGCCTTGCGGTTGCCATCGGTATGCTGGTTGATGACTCCATCGTCGTCATGGAAAATATTTATCGAAGAAGAGATGAAGGCATGTCTGCAATGGAAGCTTCCATTGCGGGTACAAAGGAAGTTACCATGCCTGTATTTGCAGCAACCATGACAAAGATTGCAGTATTTCTTCCCATCGTCTTTGTGCAAGGAATTGCGGCCTCTATCTTTAAGGAATTTTCTTATACCATCGGCTTTGCACTGCTCTGCTCCCTGCTGGTAGCACTGACGGTCGTTCCTATGCTATGCTCCAGATTATTGAATACGAAAGATATGGGAACCCATGTAAAACTTCTGGGACGCAGATACGAGTTTAAGCTTCTGCCCTTGTTTGAACGAGGAATGAACTATACGACGGAGGAATACCTCAAATTCCTGAGATACTCCCTCCGCCATCGAAAGAAAATCGTTGTATGGGCTCTGATCATCCTGATTTCCTCCTCCGTTCTTGTAGCTTTTGTAGGAGGAGAGCTCCTTCCCACCAGCGATGAAGGCAGTTTCACCATTACAGCAGAAGTTCCTTTTGGAACATCTCTTGAAGATACAGATAAAATTATCAGTGAGATTGAGTCCTATGTGATAGCCAATATCCCAGAACTAAAGATTTGCTCTGTTGCAATAGGAAACAGCAACATGTTCAGCCTGAGTTCTGCAAATACTGCCACAGTTACCGTCAACCTCATCGACAAGCAGGACAGAAAAAGGAGCACATCAGACGTTGTAAGACAAACGACTCTTGATCTACAGACTCTGGTGGGAGCAAAGCTAACCGTTTCTGAAACCTCCTCAATGAATATGTCCGGCGGTAACGGGAGCCCAGTTTCCATCGTTCTAAAGGGAGATGATCTGGAAACCCTTAAGAACGTTTCCCTCGAAATTGCTGACGTCATCCGAGGCATCAAGGGCACAATCAACGTTTCGACGGATATGACCGAGGGTAATCCTGAGCTTCGGGTTATGCTGCAGAGAAATAATGCAGCAAAATACGGTATTACGTCCTATCAGCTGGCGAAGTCCCTGGAATCCGCTCTGAATGGAGCAACAGCCACGACACTGAAGACCAATGGAGAAGAAACGGATATCATCCTTTCCCTCAACGACGTGTATAAAGAATCCGTTGAGAATCTGAAGCAGATCGTCATACCGGCGCCTACAGGACAATTGGTTACCGTGGGAGAAATCGCAGAGTTTGCTTTCGACAACTCCCCATCCCAGATTACCAGACAGGATCAGATTCGAACCGTAACCATATCATCAAACATCTCCGGTCGGGATTTGCAATCCATTTCGAAAGATATCGAAAAAGCACTGGCGAACTATCAGCTTCCTGCCGGATATTCTATAGAAACAGGCGGAGAACAACAGGAAATGGCAGAATCCTTCACAAGTTTGGGTTACGCTTTATTGCTGTCTATCCTGATCATCTATATGATTCTGGCCTCCCAGTTTGAATCGCTCTTGCAGCCGTTCATCATCATGATGGCCATTCCCTTTGCTCTGACAGGCGCATTCATGGCACTGTTCCTGACCGGCACACCATTATCGCTGGTCGCTTTCCTGGGAATTATCATGTTAGGCGGTATCGTCGTGAATAACTCAATTCTGCTCATTGACTTTATTAACCAGAATAAGCTGGTATATGCCAGTAGAGAAGAAGCGATTGTCAATGCAGGCAAATTCAGGATTCGTCCTATCGTAATGACAATGCTGACAACGACACTTGGTCTTCTTCCATTGTCCTTTGGCGTTGGAACTGGAGCAGAAATACAGGCACCTATGGGAATCACTGTTATTGGCGGGTTGATTTTCTCAACGATCATCACCCTGATTATCGTGCCGGTATTCTACTCCATCATGGATGATCAACATCTGAAGCGGGTTGCTAAAAAAGCGGAACGAAAGGCGAAGAAGCTAGCGCTGCAGGAGGAAATCTAA
- a CDS encoding DEAD/DEAH box helicase, with the protein MENILFKDLNLSNDVQKALSAMGFEEATPIQTKAIPPIFEGKDIIGMAQTGTGKTCAFGIPAVEMLDPNVSGVQVLILSPTRELAIQISEELKNVCKFKRGVKILPIYGGQSIERQIQALKGKPQIIIGTPGRVMDHMRRHTLKLANLKMIILDEADEMLNMGFREDIDTILAQVPEERQTLLFSATMASEIMDLTKLYQKEPMLIKTVHKELTIPSIEQYYLEVRDSSKPELLCRMIDAKNIKLGLVFCNTKKRVDDLTIALQTRGYSAEALHGDMKQSERDRVMNKFRKGMIEILVATDVAARGIDVNNIEAVFNYDIPNDEEYYVHRIGRTGRAGKTGVSYSFIFGRDIYKLKDIQRYTKSEILPMKPPTITDVEEVKLEASIGKVLSLLESPERYTKYHSTIEKILAESADATTLDVAGALFSMAFEELDNRNYEYSDLDDDHTRYQKGGMTRLFMNIGTMDHIQPKHIVQSIAAKTSLAGKLIGEIDIHKNFTFVEIPSEFADEVMDSMRNYTHRGRKVQIEKAAKRQGPKNKPNRRR; encoded by the coding sequence ATGGAAAACATATTATTCAAAGATCTAAATCTATCAAATGATGTGCAAAAGGCACTCAGTGCTATGGGGTTTGAAGAAGCTACTCCCATACAAACAAAGGCAATTCCGCCTATTTTCGAAGGTAAAGATATTATCGGAATGGCACAGACTGGTACCGGAAAAACCTGCGCATTTGGCATTCCGGCAGTAGAAATGCTTGATCCGAATGTAAGCGGTGTACAGGTACTCATTTTGAGTCCTACAAGGGAACTGGCGATCCAGATATCCGAAGAATTGAAGAACGTATGTAAATTTAAAAGAGGCGTAAAAATACTGCCAATTTATGGCGGTCAGTCAATCGAACGGCAAATCCAGGCCCTGAAAGGAAAACCGCAGATTATAATCGGCACTCCTGGAAGAGTCATGGATCATATGAGAAGACATACCCTCAAGCTTGCAAACTTAAAAATGATTATTCTTGATGAAGCAGACGAAATGCTCAATATGGGCTTCCGTGAAGATATCGATACCATCCTTGCTCAGGTACCAGAAGAGAGACAGACGCTGTTGTTCTCTGCTACCATGGCATCGGAAATTATGGATTTGACCAAGCTTTATCAAAAAGAGCCCATGTTGATCAAAACAGTTCATAAGGAGCTTACAATACCCAGTATTGAACAGTACTATCTGGAAGTCAGGGATAGCTCCAAACCGGAATTGCTCTGCCGCATGATCGACGCCAAAAATATCAAGCTTGGTTTGGTATTCTGTAATACAAAGAAACGTGTTGACGATCTTACCATTGCTCTTCAGACGCGAGGTTACTCCGCTGAAGCACTTCATGGCGATATGAAGCAGTCAGAACGAGATCGAGTAATGAATAAATTCAGAAAAGGCATGATCGAAATCCTTGTGGCAACAGATGTTGCGGCAAGAGGCATCGATGTAAACAATATTGAAGCGGTTTTCAATTACGATATTCCCAATGACGAGGAGTATTACGTACACAGAATCGGCCGTACAGGACGTGCAGGAAAAACAGGTGTTTCCTACTCCTTTATCTTTGGCCGTGATATTTACAAGCTGAAGGACATCCAACGATATACGAAGTCTGAAATTCTTCCAATGAAACCGCCTACGATCACAGACGTGGAAGAGGTTAAGCTAGAAGCCTCCATCGGAAAGGTGCTTTCACTCCTGGAATCACCGGAACGATATACAAAATATCATTCCACTATTGAAAAAATCCTGGCCGAATCAGCGGATGCGACAACCCTTGATGTTGCCGGAGCTCTTTTCAGCATGGCTTTTGAAGAACTGGACAACAGAAACTATGAGTATTCTGATTTGGATGACGACCACACCAGATATCAAAAGGGAGGCATGACACGCCTTTTCATGAATATCGGAACCATGGATCACATCCAGCCAAAACACATCGTGCAGAGCATCGCCGCAAAGACCTCTCTTGCCGGCAAGCTGATCGGTGAAATCGATATTCATAAAAACTTTACGTTCGTGGAAATCCCATCTGAATTTGCTGACGAAGTTATGGATTCTATGAGAAACTACACCCACCGCGGCAGAAAGGTACAGATCGAAAAAGCGGCAAAGCGTCAGGGTCCGAAAAACAAACCCAATCGTAGAAGATAA
- the hydA gene encoding dihydropyrimidinase — translation MDLLIKNGTIVTAESTFKADIAVKDGKIITVGQDIEPLKGTEVVDAQGKLVLPGAIDGHTHLAMPFGGTISSDDYYTGTKSAACGGTTTVFDFVLQGKGENMLDAIKRRDALAAPDAAVDYSFHVGVCDVTTPELLDSMEDAVKYGIPSFKVFMVYDFGVDDGAFYQVLQKAAKIGALVGVHAENRDVNNVLVKQYLAEGKTDAWWHYMAKNEDVEGEADVRAINLAKMAGTSLYIVHLADKQGVEAVAQARDEGYPIFAETCPQYLHFTNEVYKRERGRDFVCSPPMKGQESQDAIWAAIKAGDIATIATDHCPFTQAEKDWGITTKDGKPGNFTTIPNGCAGVENMYPYVLSEANKGRITFNKAVELCASNPAKLFGLDHLKGGITPGLDADIVIYDPEKNVTIANSEMHGNLDHTIWEGVEVKGYPVATYSRGNLVYKDGEFLGQKGAGKLIKCKPIKLTGPKL, via the coding sequence TTGGATTTATTGATCAAAAACGGCACGATCGTAACCGCAGAATCAACCTTTAAAGCCGACATCGCAGTTAAGGACGGTAAAATTATTACTGTTGGTCAAGACATTGAGCCTTTAAAGGGAACTGAAGTTGTAGATGCCCAGGGTAAGCTTGTTCTTCCTGGTGCAATCGACGGACATACTCATCTTGCTATGCCCTTCGGCGGAACCATTTCCTCCGACGACTACTACACGGGCACAAAATCTGCTGCTTGCGGCGGTACCACAACAGTCTTTGATTTTGTTCTTCAGGGCAAGGGTGAAAACATGCTGGACGCTATTAAAAGAAGAGATGCTCTGGCAGCTCCTGATGCAGCGGTGGATTATTCCTTCCACGTAGGCGTATGTGACGTTACCACCCCAGAATTGCTGGATTCCATGGAAGATGCCGTCAAGTACGGTATCCCCTCTTTTAAAGTTTTCATGGTATATGACTTTGGTGTAGATGATGGTGCATTCTATCAGGTACTCCAGAAGGCTGCTAAGATTGGTGCTTTGGTAGGAGTTCATGCCGAAAACAGAGACGTTAACAACGTACTGGTAAAGCAGTATCTGGCAGAAGGCAAAACAGATGCATGGTGGCATTATATGGCCAAGAATGAAGATGTTGAGGGTGAGGCCGATGTAAGAGCAATCAATCTTGCAAAGATGGCAGGTACCTCACTGTACATCGTTCACCTCGCTGATAAGCAGGGTGTCGAAGCTGTAGCACAGGCAAGAGATGAAGGTTATCCAATCTTCGCAGAAACCTGCCCCCAGTATCTTCACTTTACAAATGAAGTGTATAAGAGAGAACGAGGAAGAGATTTTGTCTGCTCTCCTCCAATGAAAGGTCAGGAATCTCAGGATGCGATTTGGGCGGCCATTAAAGCCGGGGACATCGCTACCATTGCAACGGACCACTGCCCCTTTACTCAGGCGGAAAAAGACTGGGGAATCACCACAAAGGACGGCAAACCCGGAAACTTCACAACCATCCCCAACGGATGCGCTGGAGTTGAGAATATGTATCCATATGTGCTTTCCGAAGCAAACAAGGGTAGAATCACCTTCAATAAAGCTGTTGAGCTTTGCGCATCAAACCCTGCAAAATTATTCGGCTTAGACCACCTAAAGGGCGGAATAACGCCGGGTCTGGATGCAGACATCGTTATTTATGATCCAGAAAAGAACGTAACCATTGCCAATAGCGAAATGCATGGTAATCTGGACCATACCATCTGGGAAGGCGTTGAGGTTAAGGGCTATCCTGTCGCTACTTACAGCAGAGGAAATCTGGTCTATAAAGACGGTGAGTTCCTTGGACAGAAAGGTGCTGGAAAGCTCATCAAGTGTAAACCGATCAAGCTGACTGGCCCAAAACTCTAA
- the nth gene encoding endonuclease III — MAVLSKKKVLEVVEILEGMYPEADCELTFGSVFQLLVAVVMSAQTTDKSVNQVTKVLFEKYPDAPSIAAMEETKLQEMIKRIGMYRTKAKNVLHLARILTEEYGGEVPGDYDKLIALPGVGRKTANVVLANGFGEQRIAVDTHVFRVSNRIGLVKEPDVLKTELSLMKVLPEDKWTRMHHALIWHGRRVCDARKPRCPECPLNSLCLHWKNVNTVIKRKEGVAAKKESSTAVQKSRKVLAQKAANEEKK; from the coding sequence ATGGCTGTGTTATCAAAGAAAAAGGTATTGGAAGTGGTTGAAATTTTGGAAGGAATGTATCCCGAGGCAGACTGTGAGCTTACCTTCGGTTCTGTTTTTCAATTGCTTGTGGCGGTGGTCATGTCTGCACAGACAACGGATAAAAGTGTGAATCAGGTTACAAAGGTTCTATTTGAAAAATATCCGGATGCTCCGTCCATCGCTGCAATGGAGGAAACCAAGTTGCAAGAGATGATTAAACGGATTGGGATGTACCGTACGAAGGCGAAAAATGTTCTGCATCTTGCACGGATCCTGACAGAAGAATACGGCGGTGAGGTTCCGGGGGATTACGACAAGCTCATCGCGCTTCCCGGTGTAGGGCGAAAAACTGCCAACGTAGTTCTGGCCAACGGCTTTGGTGAGCAACGCATAGCTGTGGATACTCATGTATTCCGTGTATCAAATCGCATCGGTCTTGTGAAAGAGCCAGACGTACTGAAGACTGAGCTTTCTTTGATGAAAGTTTTGCCGGAGGACAAATGGACAAGGATGCATCATGCACTGATCTGGCATGGCAGAAGGGTTTGTGACGCCAGGAAGCCCAGATGTCCGGAATGTCCGCTGAACTCCCTTTGCCTTCATTGGAAGAACGTGAATACAGTAATAAAAAGGAAGGAAGGCGTCGCTGCGAAAAAGGAAAGCAGTACAGCTGTGCAAAAGAGCCGCAAAGTTTTGGCACAGAAAGCAGCCAATGAGGAGAAAAAATGA
- a CDS encoding TetR/AcrR family transcriptional regulator has product MTKGKQSKREMILKAAYELFVKKGYLDAKIIDIADAAGIGKGTVYEYFDSKDAIFMELFKTEVAAGYEKLPDLLNAELDCENKLKKYIEVELENTSRYTFSKHFVLDLLLKSDAFQNPALIEAISQLMTDKFRIMHQIIEQGIKQGEFRKSDPLLATVAIMGAVHHFISIKFCPVDLSQFASESQMDELDQSDFLALILNGLKA; this is encoded by the coding sequence ATGACCAAAGGAAAGCAATCAAAGCGTGAAATGATTCTGAAAGCGGCTTATGAGCTCTTTGTAAAGAAAGGGTATCTTGATGCAAAGATCATTGACATCGCCGATGCTGCGGGAATTGGCAAAGGCACTGTCTATGAGTATTTTGATAGTAAAGATGCCATTTTCATGGAACTGTTTAAAACAGAGGTCGCTGCTGGCTATGAAAAACTTCCGGATCTATTGAATGCAGAACTTGATTGTGAGAATAAATTAAAAAAGTACATCGAAGTAGAGCTTGAAAATACGTCCAGATACACCTTTAGTAAGCACTTTGTCTTGGATTTGCTTTTGAAATCAGACGCATTTCAAAACCCAGCTCTGATTGAAGCGATCAGCCAGCTTATGACGGATAAATTCCGGATTATGCATCAGATTATAGAACAAGGTATCAAGCAGGGAGAATTCAGAAAATCCGATCCGCTTCTTGCAACGGTTGCCATTATGGGTGCAGTGCACCACTTTATCAGTATAAAATTCTGCCCTGTTGATTTATCTCAGTTCGCCTCTGAAAGTCAGATGGACGAACTGGATCAAAGTGACTTTTTAGCCCTGATATTAAATGGCTTAAAAGCCTGA
- a CDS encoding NCS1 family nucleobase:cation symporter-1, translating into MSKYTQKESGGLYELTDAARAELTSSKYYNEDLAPTPISERSWSTYHIAMLWVGMSVCIPSFTMASSLVALGLSPWMSVFNVALGNIIILIPIQLNSHAGTKYGLPFPVFARLAFGPIGAHLPSLSRALTACGWNAVQSWIGGAAIVSLVASFAPAFGQMAAAPFIGFGIFLLLTWWVTVMGSESIKYLEAVGSPVLIVLTIMLFVWSVALASGGGYAFGDLLKATTDTAAVDANGGFLYVFLGGLTANIAFWATMALNIPDFSRYAKSQKNQFRGQLYGMPVMMAACAFIGAIFAQATKLVMGTAMFDPTAVLPLIDNAFIKFIVSVGVILATITTNIAANVVAPANGFSNVSPKRISYKMGVTISCLLAVLYRPWWIFGGAGSYIFGWLNTYGGILAPVAAIFIADYYIVKKRNIDVMALFQGKEGRYWYQSGWNIKALIAWVLGFILPTMGNLGVASLKWVAANGYVIGFAIAFIVYVLLMKNDTVSFVSDEEEEAMTER; encoded by the coding sequence ATGTCAAAGTACACGCAAAAAGAAAGCGGCGGTTTATATGAACTGACTGACGCCGCTCGTGCCGAACTAACTTCGTCAAAGTATTACAACGAAGATCTGGCACCAACTCCAATCTCTGAAAGATCTTGGTCTACTTATCACATCGCAATGCTTTGGGTCGGAATGTCCGTATGTATTCCTTCCTTCACGATGGCTTCCTCATTGGTTGCCCTGGGATTATCCCCTTGGATGTCCGTATTCAACGTAGCATTGGGAAACATCATCATCCTCATTCCTATCCAGCTTAACTCCCACGCAGGTACAAAGTACGGTCTTCCGTTCCCTGTATTTGCAAGACTTGCTTTTGGACCTATCGGCGCGCATCTGCCGTCCCTTTCAAGAGCGCTCACCGCTTGTGGATGGAATGCTGTACAGTCTTGGATCGGCGGCGCTGCAATCGTTTCTCTGGTTGCTTCTTTTGCTCCGGCTTTTGGACAAATGGCTGCTGCTCCTTTTATCGGATTCGGAATTTTCTTATTATTAACTTGGTGGGTAACCGTAATGGGTTCCGAAAGCATCAAATACCTTGAAGCTGTCGGTTCTCCTGTTCTGATCGTGTTAACGATTATGCTTTTCGTATGGTCTGTTGCGCTTGCAAGTGGAGGCGGCTACGCTTTCGGCGATCTGCTCAAAGCTACAACCGATACAGCTGCAGTTGACGCTAACGGCGGTTTCCTCTATGTATTCCTTGGCGGTTTGACAGCCAACATCGCATTCTGGGCTACGATGGCACTGAATATTCCTGACTTCTCCAGATATGCAAAATCTCAGAAGAATCAGTTCAGAGGACAGCTGTACGGAATGCCTGTCATGATGGCAGCCTGTGCATTCATCGGCGCTATCTTCGCTCAGGCAACCAAGCTTGTTATGGGAACTGCAATGTTTGACCCAACCGCAGTCCTGCCGCTGATTGACAATGCATTCATTAAGTTCATTGTTTCTGTAGGTGTTATCCTTGCAACGATCACCACAAACATCGCTGCAAACGTAGTGGCACCTGCAAACGGATTCTCCAATGTATCACCTAAGAGAATCAGCTATAAGATGGGCGTTACCATTTCCTGCCTGCTTGCAGTTCTCTATCGTCCTTGGTGGATCTTCGGCGGTGCCGGCTCTTATATTTTCGGATGGCTGAACACTTATGGCGGTATCCTGGCACCAGTAGCTGCAATCTTCATTGCTGACTACTACATCGTAAAGAAGAGAAACATCGATGTTATGGCTCTGTTCCAGGGTAAAGAAGGCAGATATTGGTACCAGAGTGGCTGGAATATCAAAGCCCTCATCGCATGGGTACTCGGATTCATTCTTCCGACCATGGGTAACCTGGGCGTTGCTTCCCTGAAATGGGTTGCGGCAAACGGATATGTTATCGGATTTGCAATCGCGTTCATCGTTTATGTACTTCTGATGAAGAATGACACTGTTTCCTTCGTAAGTGACGAAGAAGAAGAAGCAATGACTGAAAGATAA
- a CDS encoding efflux RND transporter periplasmic adaptor subunit has protein sequence MSKKKFDSFRSMSKKKKFVLAVVILIVAIGAFRVISSKLEDKTAVTSDVVNIKVTTAAITTLESTSPLTGRLEPVEEVALIPKAMGEVTNVYVELGQKVAKGTVLFDMDKTQVATTYNQAKVALNDASVNLSRTETLFNEGAVSQQQYEAAKTTYTVAKEAYTFASDSMNNYVVTAPIDGYITSINVNAGAIASQAAPAVTIANIDKLEIDTSLSEALINKIKVGDKVDVLVSSASDTPFTGTVTALSPAPAAGSLTYPMKVTLDNVTTSIKPGMFAEVVITSEKTENVIALPSSAVLIKSGKTVVAVIEDGKVKLKDVVLGVDNGDLAEIKSGVKAGDTIVIKGQEYLEENSEFNIIE, from the coding sequence ATGAGTAAAAAGAAATTTGACAGCTTCAGAAGTATGAGCAAAAAGAAAAAATTCGTTTTAGCAGTAGTAATACTAATTGTTGCAATCGGCGCTTTTCGTGTTATCTCCAGCAAACTGGAAGATAAGACGGCTGTCACCAGTGATGTGGTCAACATTAAAGTAACTACTGCCGCAATCACAACGTTAGAGAGTACCTCGCCTCTTACCGGCAGACTGGAACCGGTCGAAGAGGTCGCATTGATTCCAAAAGCTATGGGAGAAGTAACAAACGTTTATGTGGAGCTGGGACAGAAGGTTGCCAAAGGCACTGTTCTGTTTGATATGGATAAAACACAAGTTGCGACTACATACAATCAGGCGAAAGTAGCTCTTAACGATGCATCCGTTAATTTAAGCAGGACGGAAACGCTATTTAATGAAGGCGCAGTTTCTCAGCAGCAGTACGAAGCGGCAAAAACAACGTATACTGTAGCCAAAGAAGCGTATACCTTTGCAAGCGATAGTATGAATAATTACGTTGTAACAGCTCCCATCGACGGATATATTACTTCGATCAATGTCAATGCCGGAGCAATCGCCTCTCAGGCTGCCCCTGCAGTAACAATCGCCAACATAGACAAACTGGAAATTGACACCAGTCTATCTGAGGCCCTTATTAACAAAATCAAAGTAGGAGATAAAGTTGATGTTCTTGTATCCTCTGCTTCCGACACTCCTTTTACAGGAACAGTCACTGCACTGTCTCCTGCCCCGGCGGCCGGTTCCCTTACGTATCCGATGAAAGTCACTCTGGATAATGTAACAACTTCCATTAAGCCGGGCATGTTTGCAGAGGTAGTCATCACCTCCGAGAAAACAGAGAACGTTATAGCCCTTCCTTCAAGTGCTGTCCTGATCAAGTCAGGAAAAACAGTAGTTGCCGTCATTGAAGACGGCAAAGTGAAACTGAAAGATGTAGTTCTTGGCGTGGACAATGGGGATCTTGCCGAAATCAAAAGCGGAGTAAAAGCCGGTGATACCATTGTTATTAAAGGTCAGGAATATCTTGAAGAAAACTCAGAGTTCAACATTATAGAGTAG